cgcaaactcaacttctctttctggaggtacatcaggaatttcatcaggaaaCACATCAGGAAATTCTCGCACCACCTTTAACTCGTCAATTCTAACTTGAttctcaaaagacaatgacgccaTCAACGAGAACATTTGTGCTTCGTCTTGCATCAATTGCCTCAACTGCTTACCAGTCAACAAACCAACTTCTTCTTCCTCgggagaagaaaacctcaaggACTtgttaaaacagttgatatgaacatagttatactctaaccaattcatacccaagatcACATCTAATCCACTCAACGGCAAACAAATCAAGTCAACAACAAAGTCTTTGTCGAAGATCGACAAAGGACACTTTGAACACAtcagagaagtagtcaccgatcccttagctggaagatcgacaaccatctctccaTTCATGGAAGACAACAtaagacccaatctttcaacacaatcagaagcaataaaacaatgagtagcaccagtatcaataatagtgattaaaggagtactattaatgaaacatatacCTCTGATGAGTCGGTCTCCACTAGTTGTAGGAGTCCCAGCTAAAGCAAACACCTTTCCACCGGATTGTGCCTTCTTCTTTGGACACTGGCTACCAATGTGTCCCTCTTCGCCACACGTGAAACATACCATGTCCTTATGCTTGCAATCAGACATTGCATGTCCCATCTTACCACATCTAAAACACTTCCTCGCATCAGCAGTACAAGCATTGCTCTTATGACCAGGttgaccacacttgaagcatacaaTCCTAGCAGGAGCATCTCTCCCACTAGACCTCTGACCATGAATAACTCTTTGTTTCCCTTTACCggcatcatacggtttcccacggcTTTGTTGATTCTTGCCCCTTCTATCACTAACCATCTTGTGATGAGCATTACTATCTTCCTCAAAGATCCTACAACTGTCAACCAAATCAGAAAACAAACGGATCTTTTGGTACCCAACAGCCTTCTTGATATCCGAGCGTAACCCATTCTGAAACttgatgcacttagaaaattcagaACCTTCGCCATCAAAGTGAGGATAGAACTTAATCAACTCAgtgaacttggcagcatactcggtCACGGACTTGTTCCCTTGCGTCAACTCTAGGAATTCTATCTCTTTcttaccccgaacatcttcaggatagtACTTCCTCAAAAATTCCCTACGGAACACATTCCAAGTGACTTCCTCACCTGAAAACTCCAACCTAGCAAGCGTCTCcaaccaccaatcatcagcttccttaGCTAGCATATGAGTGCCATATCTGACCTTCTGAgcaggagtgcaatccataacacggaagattcgctcgagctccttcaaccaatcaagagcaccatcagggtcatgcgtacccttgaacaccggcggattctccctttggaatgtcgccaaactacgagatccagcattctcgtcagcattcggttggttctgcatagcctgagccatcgcttccaaagcagcagctatcgcagcatcattcctcccagccatagcgtcactacaacacaaaaacaatttagcacaaacaacaatacacgattgttagactacactacgactcgacacttggccggacaagaccgacctgctctgataccactaatgtaacaccccaaatctaccccaagcgtttatgcggaaaatatcagagtataaaaattctcaacagaatcaggatgtcacacattcaacataaatATAAACCTGTCATGCTTTTCAAACTGATACATAACACTATCAGGATTGGAGTGAACAAAACTCATAACATATATCTCAacttatgaataatatagtattcatagcataatccaaacttaggttcaacatgcaacagattcacaatgattcaacgattaagacataacatcttttgaatcataaaaagcaacaatacaaacaactcctcaaatacatcataaggttcaataaacaaataaaaacatcaagcaagtgttcatttccctcaagtgttacgtatcagagcaatgacacccaaaactcgactataagcggaaacagctactcatctggattacctgcacgttacccacgtggaggcaacattcaaacagaaagggtgagatatcaaactatataaataggattatgataaatcatatattaggtaaggaatataaatgaatcaccgtttcacacaacatcaacataaacaacacaaagaacatcatcaaggaatagtcttgatatcaacacatcggcatcttcaacaaatcaacacataagcatcacaatgcatagacaactacttcaaccaacaacaactaacaaagactcgaatgcgactcaactatgcatatgcatgtggtaccattggagtaaaactcccaacttagaatattgccagtaattccgaggcataaggcaaagccttcaacacagtcacatatcaacatcacaccgttcaactttatgttatgctatgctatgcggaaATATACAACGACCACAATTCGACAACGAAACAACGACTTATCAATAACACAaccacggtcacatatcaacatcacaccgttccattttagccaaaggctcacaacacaacttatcAATTCATAGCGTTATATATAGAAAATCAAAACTTGCTATGATTCACACTATGAAACTATTCACATAAGAATGCACGAaataatcatattggcaatcacGACATTAATCGCAACAAAAGCATCCAAAACAAAATCACAAATTGCGGCCAATTCGCAAAATAATCGCAATATGCCAATATATCAAATAAGccaaaacaacttccaaattTACATCTAACTCAATTAGAGATAacgttaattatcaaaacaacatcattgacatagcaatatattattctcaacctaAATATTCAACTAAAATGCAATTACGggcaaattctcaaaatatcgtaatttaccgataaccgaataattaatccaagtccaagtttattccaattaaatagactTGTTGCAATTAAATCAACTAttaaatttaatcaaccaattaatatcacactatattaattttaatttactatTTCATTTTCTATTCTAAAACCAACATTTAATTATAAAGGATAttcaaatcaaacacaatttcgatcgattagtaaaatatcacaatttcaacaaactaacaccaccatgttaatatactaattaaacttagctaccacgtaaattttcatcaaatttcggacaactaattataccacttaattcgcctatttcgatcaaacgggactgttttgcatTTTATTAGTTCAATAACTACTACTATTACACACTTCTTATCCTACTATTTCTAATTATACTTTCAATTCATAATTATTCATTTCACTATATTAtccaatatatatttatattatatatatatatatatatattaagtacCATTGATAAAGTAAGAACAAAGTAGCAATTTGCAGCATACTGAACATCACAAacgaaaatgataagcttctcgCTGTCGGACGTCACAATTTCACTAACAGCAACATAACAATCCCATTTCAATGGACAACAACACTGACTTATAAAAATCAATTGCAATTTCAAACAGCAGAAAATAAATTCAACATAACACAGTGAGAATTTATACCCCAAACCCACATATAatccatcatattcccatttaggtagtaagaatcccccttaccttggattgagtgcagctctaagaagtttcaatggaaaattgaagaaaaaattgcactttagagcaacacttttgGATCCCCTTTCTCCTCTTCACAAACCCTAGTCTCCTttctttacttttctttttcacttttttttcggttctctctttctctctatctatgtttctattttattttatttattttaaatggcAAAAGAGACCACCACCACCTAATGGGCCTAATAAAAGACACCCCTTAACACTTAGAA
This region of Vicia villosa cultivar HV-30 ecotype Madison, WI unplaced genomic scaffold, Vvil1.0 ctg.005868F_1_1, whole genome shotgun sequence genomic DNA includes:
- the LOC131642842 gene encoding uncharacterized protein LOC131642842, with the protein product MAGRNDAAIAAALEAMAQAMQNQPNADENAGSRSLATFQRENPPVFKGTHDPDGALDWLKELERIFRVMDCTPAQKVRYGTHMLAKEADDWWLETLARLEFSGEEVTWNVFRREFLRKYYPEDVRGKKEIEFLELTQGNKSVTEYAAKFTELIKFYPHFDGEGSEFSKCIKFQNGLRSDIKKAVGYQKIRLFSDLVDSCRIFEEDSNAHHKMVSDRRGKNQQSRGKPYDAGKGKQRVIHGQRSSGRDAPARIVCFKCGQPGHKSNACTADARKCFRCGKMGHAMSDCKHKDMVCFTCGEEGHIGSQCPKKKAQSGGKVFALAGTPTTSGDRLIRGNPDE